In one window of Methanosarcina vacuolata Z-761 DNA:
- a CDS encoding GNAT family N-acetyltransferase, whose product MDDLELIKPTTTLEEAALEYKKEHFDIGEYELHGSALLDKIDLYSDWLKIIEENSNEKTVHSDWVVASTFFVVRKSDQKIIGMIDIRHSLNDFLRNYGHIGYGVRPSERKKGYATQMLKMALDYARQIRLSKVMLACYKGNQASSKIIQKCNGIFEKEILHPNGKIVQVYWVTL is encoded by the coding sequence ATGGATGACCTCGAATTAATAAAACCGACTACAACGCTTGAAGAGGCTGCCTTAGAATATAAAAAAGAACACTTTGATATCGGAGAATATGAATTACATGGTAGCGCTCTGCTTGACAAAATAGATCTTTACTCGGATTGGCTCAAAATTATCGAAGAAAACTCCAATGAAAAAACCGTACATAGTGATTGGGTAGTCGCAAGTACATTTTTTGTTGTTCGTAAGTCTGATCAAAAAATTATAGGTATGATTGATATTCGGCACAGCCTAAACGACTTTTTACGTAATTACGGACACATTGGTTACGGTGTACGTCCCTCCGAACGCAAAAAAGGTTATGCCACACAAATGCTGAAAATGGCACTTGATTACGCGAGACAAATTAGATTGTCAAAAGTGATGCTGGCATGTTATAAAGGCAATCAAGCTTCAAGTAAAATAATTCAAAAATGCAATGGTATCTTTGAAAAAGAGATTTTACATCCCAATGGAAAAATTGTACAGGTATACTGGGTAACTTTATGA
- the katG gene encoding catalase/peroxidase HPI — MTDERKIPETGRADKQETGKGMSNRDWWPNQLKIEILRQHSSKSNPMGEDFNYAKEFKSLDLAAVKKDLAALMTDSQDWWPADFGHYGPLFIRMAWHSAGTYRAFDGRGGGGRGQQRFAPLNSWPDNVNLDKARRLLWPIKQKYGRKISWADLMILAGNVALETMGFKTFGFGGGREDVWEPDQDVYWGPEDTWLGGDKRYSGARDLENPLAAVQMGLIYVNPEGPNGNPDPIAAAKDIRDIFARMSMNDEETVALIAGGHAFGKTHGAGPASHVGPEPEAASIEEQGLGWKSSFGTGKGGDTITGGLEVTWTNTPTKWSNNFFRILFGYEWELTKSPAGAYQWQPKGGAGAGTIPDAHDPSKRHPPSMMTTDLSLRFDPVYEKISRHFYENPDQLTDAFARAWFKLTHRDMGPHARYLGPEVPAEELIWQDPIPAVNHKLIDEKDISSLKDRILTSGLSIAQLVSTAWASASTFRGSDKRGGVNGARIRLSPQKNWEVNQPVELAKVLNTLEGIQKEFNSAASDGKKVSLADLIVLAGCAGVEQAARNAGHDVTVPFSPERMDALQEQTDVVSFALMEPIADGFRNYLKSQYTVSAEALLVDKAQLLTLTAPEMTVLVGGMRVLNTNFGQTQHGVFTLKPEALTNDFFVNLLDMGTEWKAVSEARDMFEGRDRKTGKVKWTGTRVDLIFGSNSQLRALAEVYGSADAQEKFIQDFVAAWAKVMNLDCFDLA; from the coding sequence ATGACTGACGAAAGAAAGATTCCTGAAACGGGCAGAGCAGACAAACAAGAAACCGGTAAAGGCATGTCGAACCGCGACTGGTGGCCAAACCAGTTGAAGATCGAGATCCTGCGCCAGCATTCTTCCAAGTCCAACCCTATGGGTGAGGACTTCAACTACGCGAAAGAGTTCAAGAGCCTCGATCTGGCGGCTGTGAAGAAAGATCTCGCGGCGCTGATGACTGATTCGCAGGACTGGTGGCCAGCGGACTTTGGTCACTATGGCCCTTTATTTATTCGCATGGCGTGGCACAGCGCCGGAACCTACCGCGCCTTTGACGGCCGTGGCGGTGGCGGTAGAGGCCAGCAGCGCTTTGCTCCGCTCAACAGTTGGCCGGACAACGTCAACCTGGACAAGGCGCGTCGCCTGCTCTGGCCAATTAAGCAGAAGTATGGCCGGAAGATTTCATGGGCCGACCTCATGATTCTTGCTGGTAACGTCGCCCTGGAAACAATGGGTTTCAAAACGTTCGGTTTCGGAGGCGGCCGCGAGGATGTATGGGAGCCGGATCAGGATGTCTATTGGGGCCCTGAGGATACGTGGCTTGGTGGTGATAAACGCTACTCCGGTGCCCGGGACCTCGAAAATCCGCTCGCTGCCGTGCAGATGGGGCTGATCTACGTCAATCCGGAAGGCCCGAACGGCAACCCGGATCCGATAGCGGCGGCCAAGGATATCCGCGATATTTTCGCTCGCATGTCCATGAACGACGAAGAGACCGTTGCGCTCATCGCTGGCGGTCATGCCTTCGGTAAAACCCACGGTGCCGGTCCTGCGTCCCATGTCGGGCCTGAGCCAGAAGCGGCCAGTATTGAGGAGCAGGGCCTCGGTTGGAAGAGCAGCTTCGGCACCGGCAAAGGCGGTGACACGATCACCGGCGGCCTGGAGGTCACCTGGACCAACACGCCAACGAAGTGGAGTAACAACTTCTTCAGGATTCTGTTTGGCTACGAGTGGGAATTGACGAAGAGCCCGGCCGGTGCATATCAGTGGCAACCTAAAGGTGGCGCAGGTGCAGGCACGATTCCGGACGCCCACGACCCGTCCAAGCGTCACCCGCCAAGCATGATGACCACTGACCTTTCCTTGAGGTTCGACCCCGTCTACGAAAAGATTTCAAGGCACTTCTACGAGAACCCGGATCAATTAACGGATGCATTCGCCCGCGCATGGTTCAAGCTAACGCACCGCGACATGGGTCCGCACGCCCGCTATCTCGGTCCGGAGGTTCCTGCCGAAGAGCTCATCTGGCAAGACCCCATCCCCGCAGTCAATCACAAGTTGATCGATGAGAAGGACATTTCCTCCCTCAAGGACAGGATCCTCACTTCTGGGCTGTCGATCGCGCAACTGGTTTCGACTGCCTGGGCATCGGCGTCCACCTTCCGTGGCTCCGACAAGCGTGGCGGTGTGAACGGTGCACGAATTCGCCTCTCTCCACAGAAGAATTGGGAAGTCAACCAGCCAGTAGAGCTGGCGAAAGTGCTGAACACTCTCGAAGGTATTCAGAAAGAGTTTAACAGTGCGGCCTCCGACGGCAAGAAGGTCTCGCTTGCTGACCTGATAGTTCTGGCTGGTTGTGCAGGCGTTGAGCAGGCTGCGAGAAATGCTGGCCACGATGTGACGGTCCCCTTCTCGCCAGAGCGCATGGATGCCTTGCAGGAGCAGACCGATGTTGTCTCCTTCGCCTTAATGGAACCGATTGCGGATGGTTTCCGCAACTACCTCAAAAGCCAATACACTGTATCAGCCGAGGCATTGCTGGTTGACAAGGCGCAATTGCTGACGTTGACCGCACCAGAGATGACGGTTCTCGTTGGCGGTATGCGCGTGCTAAACACCAACTTCGGACAGACTCAGCACGGCGTTTTTACCCTGAAGCCGGAGGCGCTAACAAACGACTTCTTCGTGAACTTGCTTGACATGGGCACGGAGTGGAAGGCGGTATCGGAAGCAAGGGATATGTTTGAAGGGCGCGATCGCAAGACTGGAAAAGTCAAGTGGACCGGCACGCGTGTCGATCTCATCTTCGGTTCGAACTCCCAGCTCCGGGCTCTGGCCGAGGTTTACGGAAGCGCGGACGCGCAGGAGAAGTTTATCCAGGACTTCGTGGCAGCCTGGGCCAAGGTAATGAACCTTGATTGCTTCGACCTAGCCTGA
- a CDS encoding CPBP family glutamic-type intramembrane protease: MKTEWKLFIILLIACIFGVIFVLPYTLTLQGELLQNLPVPLYVFLAAQIIQSMILFAVAIIIGLHLAKKVGLGLPILEGWIEGREVKSYLKSILGISIGLGILAGILIIGLDYLFSFAGVTINVAQTGQLNPPAWQGFLSSFYGGINEEILLRLFLMTLLVWIFFKIKKTEDGKPTNADMWLAIILAAVIFGIGHLPTLLAITTPSPLLIVRTIVINCVAGIIFGWLYWKKGLESAMISHFSADIVLHVILPLIVVI, encoded by the coding sequence ATGAAAACAGAGTGGAAATTATTTATAATCTTACTAATTGCATGTATCTTTGGAGTTATATTTGTACTTCCTTATACTCTCACTCTTCAAGGAGAATTACTTCAAAATTTACCCGTGCCTTTATACGTCTTCCTGGCTGCTCAGATTATCCAAAGTATGATCCTGTTTGCGGTTGCCATCATTATTGGCCTTCATCTTGCCAAAAAAGTCGGACTTGGCCTTCCAATCCTTGAAGGATGGATTGAAGGCAGAGAGGTTAAAAGTTATTTAAAATCCATACTTGGAATATCCATTGGGCTTGGAATATTAGCTGGTATCCTGATAATTGGACTTGATTACCTGTTTTCCTTTGCGGGTGTAACAATTAATGTAGCTCAGACAGGTCAGCTAAATCCTCCGGCATGGCAGGGCTTCCTTTCATCGTTTTATGGTGGAATAAACGAAGAGATCCTTTTAAGATTATTTTTGATGACTCTACTTGTTTGGATATTTTTTAAAATTAAAAAAACAGAGGATGGAAAGCCAACAAACGCAGATATGTGGTTAGCTATTATTCTGGCAGCCGTTATTTTTGGTATTGGCCATCTACCAACTTTGTTAGCAATAACAACACCCAGCCCGTTGTTAATTGTCCGTACCATTGTTATAAATTGTGTTGCTGGAATTATATTTGGATGGCTTTACTGGAAAAAAGGTTTAGAATCAGCTATGATATCGCATTTCTCTGCTGATATAGTATTGCATGTGATTTTACCATTGATCGTAGTGATTTGA
- a CDS encoding amino acid permease encodes MASVETTERLGCSLGFFSTFAIGTGTMIGAGIFVLPGIALADAGSGAIISFLLGGLISIATAISMSELATGMPLAGGSYYYISRTMGAALGAVIGLGSWLALIFKGTFALIGLAEYAQIFYPLPIYVVAAATGMILLVINYRGAKSSGSLQNFIVVFLLVILAIFIARVSFMVNPANFSPATSHGITSIITTAGVIFISYLGLAEAAAVSEEVKNPSKNLPLAFIASAVVVTIFYVGIMAVVVGFPNLQGAEKSITPLADIAGLIAGESGRIAIALGALLATLSTANGAILSSSRFPFAMSRDALMPEWFVLIHQKFETPHNAILVTGILMVLLLFLFDIEELARLGGAFNILIFILLNMAVIILRKRNLPGYEPTFRDPFFPYTQIFGIVGSIVLLPLLGGLPLLFTVMMIFAGIGWYSFYGRGKAIPEYNLFDLLENTVEKKEIKPVPLVKVLVPISNPKHESALLKLADFMGSEIICLHVIEVPDQTNLKLAQEAYHEKKIAMDCHFKEEFESYPTILGHKREYIAAFDHSISNSILEQAEIEHADMIIMGWHEPKRFEYSHGVTNQVLLSSKRPIALLKGHLPDSINKILVGYNGKENSVYGLYLAEKLAVNTGAGIEVISIISPDEVQENRQKITDELESLVEKITSIPVNYKILEKYSIEDALLEASNNNDLIIIGDSSERFKISLLGNLSQRIARHSKKPIVIVKKSKPISKESFNYLVKKHAHRIYASLREKRS; translated from the coding sequence ATGGCATCAGTTGAAACGACTGAAAGGTTGGGATGTAGCCTTGGCTTTTTCTCAACTTTTGCAATCGGCACCGGCACTATGATTGGAGCCGGCATATTCGTACTTCCGGGAATTGCGTTAGCAGATGCAGGTTCTGGAGCAATAATCTCTTTTTTGCTTGGTGGGCTTATTTCAATAGCCACAGCCATCAGCATGTCAGAACTGGCAACCGGAATGCCTCTGGCAGGCGGCAGCTACTACTATATCAGCCGGACGATGGGAGCTGCGCTTGGTGCAGTAATCGGCCTTGGTTCCTGGCTGGCCTTAATCTTCAAAGGCACATTTGCACTCATCGGGCTTGCAGAATACGCTCAGATCTTCTATCCCTTGCCCATATATGTCGTAGCAGCTGCAACCGGCATGATCTTGTTAGTGATTAACTACCGTGGGGCAAAAAGTAGCGGTTCACTGCAGAACTTTATTGTGGTCTTTTTGCTGGTAATTCTGGCTATCTTCATAGCCCGAGTATCTTTTATGGTTAATCCAGCTAACTTTTCACCTGCAACATCTCATGGTATAACCTCGATAATCACGACAGCAGGAGTTATTTTTATATCCTATCTCGGGCTCGCAGAAGCTGCTGCAGTATCCGAGGAAGTAAAAAACCCATCAAAGAACCTGCCCCTGGCATTTATTGCTTCAGCCGTTGTAGTAACCATCTTCTACGTTGGCATAATGGCTGTAGTTGTAGGGTTCCCTAACCTTCAAGGAGCCGAGAAATCGATTACTCCCCTGGCCGATATTGCAGGTCTGATAGCAGGAGAATCCGGGAGAATAGCAATAGCCCTGGGTGCGCTGCTTGCTACACTTTCCACAGCCAACGGCGCTATATTATCGTCTTCCAGGTTTCCTTTTGCAATGAGCAGGGATGCACTTATGCCTGAATGGTTTGTCCTTATCCATCAAAAATTTGAAACTCCCCATAACGCTATACTTGTAACAGGAATATTAATGGTCTTGCTTTTATTCCTGTTCGACATAGAGGAGCTCGCAAGACTGGGGGGAGCTTTTAATATTTTGATATTTATCCTGTTAAATATGGCAGTGATAATCCTCAGAAAAAGAAACCTGCCAGGATACGAACCCACTTTTCGCGACCCGTTTTTCCCCTATACACAAATCTTCGGGATAGTTGGGAGCATAGTACTGCTTCCCCTGCTTGGTGGGTTACCTCTTCTTTTCACCGTAATGATGATTTTTGCTGGAATTGGCTGGTACTCATTCTATGGAAGGGGTAAAGCTATTCCAGAGTACAACTTATTCGACCTGCTGGAGAATACTGTCGAAAAGAAGGAAATAAAACCTGTTCCTCTGGTTAAAGTTCTCGTGCCGATCTCCAACCCGAAACATGAAAGTGCTCTTTTGAAACTGGCAGATTTTATGGGAAGCGAGATAATTTGTCTCCATGTTATCGAGGTTCCGGATCAAACAAACTTAAAATTAGCTCAGGAAGCCTACCATGAGAAAAAAATAGCAATGGACTGCCATTTCAAAGAAGAATTCGAGAGTTATCCTACAATTCTCGGGCATAAAAGAGAATACATTGCTGCGTTTGACCACAGCATATCAAACTCAATTCTGGAGCAGGCTGAAATTGAGCACGCAGATATGATTATTATGGGATGGCACGAGCCAAAGAGATTCGAGTACTCACATGGGGTTACAAACCAGGTTCTTCTGTCCTCAAAAAGACCAATCGCGTTATTAAAGGGGCATCTGCCTGACAGCATCAACAAAATCCTAGTAGGGTATAATGGTAAAGAAAACTCGGTCTATGGCCTCTATCTCGCAGAAAAACTGGCTGTAAACACAGGCGCTGGAATAGAAGTTATCAGTATCATTAGCCCGGATGAAGTTCAGGAAAACAGGCAGAAAATTACTGATGAACTCGAGAGCCTCGTTGAGAAAATAACTTCCATACCTGTTAATTATAAAATACTGGAGAAATATTCCATAGAAGATGCTCTACTGGAGGCCTCAAACAACAACGACCTGATAATCATTGGCGACTCAAGTGAAAGATTTAAGATTTCTTTACTTGGGAATCTATCACAGAGGATTGCCAGACATTCTAAGAAACCTATAGTGATAGTCAAGAAATCAAAACCGATCTCAAAAGAAAGTTTTAATTATCTGGTTAAAAAGCACGCCCATAGAATATATGCAAGTCTCAGGGAAAAAAGGTCGTAA
- a CDS encoding PKD domain-containing protein, with protein MKKINTKILTFIGVLFLILLISDTVSADPGTAQGLNKQVTITGAITPTVTETGKISLSVDGLGTFSDTGTIQVQKPQGATVKEAYLIAASTGFGGDTLVDGDVKINNQDVSWTDKTPSAISSYSYWADVTSIVKPIVDSAPAGLVNLDITETKTYDDDGEILAVIFDDPNQKTDNTIVLLFGAQATEGDTFNIKTSQPIDLTDPKLAIDMGLGISYGYQEYGGDQYSLIDVNNKRLTTSAGGEDDGDHGNGALLTVGGIGDSNNNPSDPNATPTDPRSDDELYNLLPFVSQGDTQISVYTQNPSTDDNIFFGYFDFKSTGAVVGEGIVLSPLSATTYVGATHKLTATVQDNSGNPVIGTTVTFEITDGPNKGKSSTATTDANGTATFSYTGKTAGTDTIVASFINSQESKITSNEVTNTWISTLPVASFSAKPTSGKAPINVAFTDTSKGKPTKWKWTFGDGATSTKQNPIHKYSKAGNYTVALTAANAAGSSTVTKKNYIIVFSKPAASLSASPTSGKAPLTVAFTDKSSGNPTKWKWSFGDGATSRERNPKHQYLQEGNYKITLTVSNAAGSSTITKTNFIKVTTNTRPGIYSQE; from the coding sequence ATGAAAAAGATAAATACAAAAATATTAACATTTATCGGAGTACTCTTTCTAATACTATTGATAAGTGATACAGTAAGCGCAGATCCTGGGACTGCCCAAGGTCTCAACAAACAAGTAACAATAACAGGGGCAATTACTCCAACTGTAACAGAAACAGGTAAAATTAGCTTATCTGTAGATGGACTCGGTACATTCTCTGATACCGGGACCATTCAAGTACAAAAACCGCAAGGTGCAACAGTAAAAGAAGCATATTTAATAGCTGCTTCTACTGGTTTTGGTGGTGATACTCTTGTCGATGGAGATGTCAAAATCAACAATCAGGATGTTAGCTGGACAGATAAGACTCCCAGTGCTATTAGTTCGTATAGCTATTGGGCAGACGTAACATCTATCGTAAAACCAATTGTTGACTCGGCTCCGGCAGGGCTAGTTAATCTAGACATAACAGAGACGAAAACATATGACGATGATGGAGAAATTCTAGCAGTGATTTTTGATGACCCTAACCAGAAAACCGACAACACGATAGTATTACTCTTTGGAGCTCAAGCTACTGAAGGTGACACATTCAACATTAAAACGTCTCAACCTATCGATTTAACCGATCCAAAACTGGCTATTGACATGGGTCTTGGAATTTCATATGGTTACCAGGAATATGGAGGGGATCAGTACAGCTTAATTGATGTTAATAATAAGCGTCTGACAACCTCTGCTGGTGGGGAAGATGACGGAGACCATGGAAATGGTGCACTTCTGACGGTAGGGGGTATAGGTGACAGTAATAATAACCCCTCCGATCCTAATGCAACACCTACAGACCCACGCTCAGATGATGAACTGTACAACCTCCTCCCATTTGTCTCTCAAGGTGATACACAAATCTCTGTTTATACACAAAACCCCTCTACGGATGATAATATTTTCTTTGGATATTTTGATTTTAAGTCTACCGGAGCAGTAGTTGGAGAAGGAATTGTTCTCTCACCATTGAGTGCTACTACCTACGTGGGAGCTACGCACAAACTTACCGCAACAGTCCAGGACAACTCTGGAAATCCTGTTATAGGGACGACCGTGACATTTGAGATAACTGACGGCCCAAATAAAGGGAAAAGCAGTACAGCAACAACAGATGCAAACGGTACAGCAACATTTTCATACACTGGAAAGACTGCAGGTACTGATACTATTGTAGCAAGCTTTATAAACAGCCAAGAAAGTAAAATAACTTCTAACGAGGTAACAAATACTTGGATAAGTACCCTTCCTGTAGCAAGCTTTTCTGCGAAACCTACCTCAGGAAAAGCACCAATAAATGTCGCCTTTACTGACACCAGCAAAGGAAAACCTACTAAATGGAAATGGACTTTTGGAGACGGAGCAACTTCAACCAAACAGAATCCAATCCATAAGTATTCCAAAGCAGGTAATTATACGGTGGCTTTAACAGCAGCAAATGCCGCCGGCAGTAGCACGGTAACAAAGAAAAATTACATAATAGTATTCTCAAAACCTGCGGCTTCACTCTCTGCATCTCCCACCTCAGGAAAAGCACCATTAACAGTTGCCTTTACTGACAAGAGTTCAGGAAACCCCACTAAATGGAAATGGAGTTTTGGAGATGGAGCAACTTCAAGAGAAAGGAATCCAAAGCATCAGTATTTACAGGAAGGAAACTATAAGATTACACTTACTGTAAGCAATGCTGCAGGCAGCAGTACTATAACGAAGACAAATTTCATAAAAGTGACAACAAATACAAGACCAGGAATATACTCTCAAGAATGA
- a CDS encoding phospholipase D-like domain-containing protein, with protein sequence MPLSKLSKNEGLAVTAYDGDGTVLLAFDIDEEKTKNLAGFAVKVITPNKGPYRSNKYWLKNRLSFKRELSSETELTPEMWEDSNKAPFQIFHWVHFPSAGPGKYVYTVYACYFNSNGSVDLGPSVQTEADLSYRAFPNLELGFTRGYISSQAYADRFDNKAIRPKTKSIDFDTAPYQAQYTWLGAHARKMVFDFLEECLNDDSISVDVFAYDFDEPDIIRKLAAMGPRVRVFQDDATLHTKSTAVEPEVVDKLKQAGAAVKTGHFSRFAHNKVMIQKKNGKAVKVLTGSANFSLRGFYVQANSVLIFNDPTTAELYEQAFEQAFNDQKKFKSSAIASQWFEATTNHNPSVSISYAPHKTAFSLETVSQTIDSAKSSVFFAVMETSGGGPVMPALENLSNRETILSLGTIEKNSQLSLFKQGKNSGVTSFEFLEKDIPEPFKEEYSGGTGQVIHHKFVVCDFNGDNPVVYCGSSNLSQGGEKSNGDNLIEIRDVDIAYYYAIEAIRLFDHYRFRSLHENSTSNKPLQLDTTDNWVKPFYNSSDLRCQTRKLFIGTQQSQGPK encoded by the coding sequence ATGCCTTTGAGCAAATTGTCTAAGAATGAAGGGTTGGCAGTCACTGCTTATGATGGAGACGGTACTGTTCTTCTGGCATTTGATATTGACGAGGAGAAGACGAAAAACCTTGCTGGCTTTGCGGTGAAGGTTATTACTCCGAACAAAGGTCCTTACAGGTCGAACAAGTACTGGTTGAAGAACAGGCTTAGTTTTAAGAGAGAGCTTTCAAGTGAAACTGAACTTACTCCTGAAATGTGGGAAGATTCGAACAAAGCTCCTTTTCAGATATTCCACTGGGTTCATTTTCCAAGCGCAGGCCCTGGGAAGTACGTTTACACTGTTTATGCGTGTTATTTCAATAGCAATGGATCTGTTGATTTAGGTCCCAGCGTTCAAACTGAAGCAGACCTGAGTTATCGTGCTTTTCCCAATCTTGAGCTGGGTTTTACTAGGGGGTATATCTCATCCCAGGCTTATGCTGACAGGTTTGATAATAAGGCTATCAGGCCGAAGACCAAGTCCATTGATTTCGATACTGCTCCATACCAGGCACAATATACATGGCTGGGTGCTCACGCAAGGAAAATGGTTTTCGATTTTCTTGAAGAGTGCTTGAATGATGATTCGATTAGTGTAGACGTATTCGCTTACGACTTCGATGAACCTGACATTATTCGAAAACTTGCTGCTATGGGGCCTCGTGTTCGTGTATTTCAGGACGATGCCACGCTGCACACTAAATCCACGGCGGTTGAACCTGAGGTAGTTGACAAGTTGAAGCAGGCAGGAGCGGCTGTAAAAACCGGTCATTTCTCCCGTTTTGCGCATAACAAAGTAATGATTCAAAAGAAAAATGGCAAAGCTGTAAAAGTGCTAACAGGCTCAGCCAACTTCTCATTAAGAGGATTCTACGTCCAGGCTAACAGTGTTCTGATCTTTAATGACCCCACAACCGCTGAACTCTATGAGCAGGCATTCGAACAGGCTTTCAATGATCAAAAAAAGTTTAAATCCTCAGCCATCGCATCACAATGGTTTGAAGCAACAACGAATCACAACCCTTCGGTCTCAATCAGCTATGCTCCGCATAAAACAGCATTTTCCCTGGAAACAGTGTCTCAAACCATAGATTCGGCAAAAAGTTCGGTCTTCTTTGCGGTTATGGAGACTTCTGGAGGAGGACCTGTGATGCCAGCCCTTGAGAACCTGTCAAACAGAGAGACTATTCTCTCTCTTGGAACTATTGAAAAAAATAGCCAGCTAAGTTTGTTCAAGCAAGGAAAGAATAGTGGAGTGACAAGTTTTGAGTTCCTGGAAAAGGACATTCCAGAGCCGTTCAAGGAAGAATATAGCGGGGGGACGGGACAGGTTATCCACCACAAATTCGTTGTCTGCGACTTTAATGGCGATAATCCGGTAGTGTACTGCGGCTCTTCCAATCTCTCCCAGGGTGGCGAAAAAAGCAATGGTGATAATTTGATCGAAATCCGGGATGTAGATATAGCTTACTATTACGCCATTGAAGCTATCCGGCTATTCGACCACTACAGGTTCAGAAGCCTGCATGAAAACAGTACGTCAAACAAACCATTGCAACTCGATACAACAGATAACTGGGTAAAACCTTTCTACAACTCAAGTGATCTAAGGTGCCAAACAAGAAAATTATTCATCGGCACACAACAATCTCAAGGGCCGAAGTAA